One window of the Delphinus delphis chromosome 20, mDelDel1.2, whole genome shotgun sequence genome contains the following:
- the SMIM17 gene encoding small integral membrane protein 17, which translates to MEPQRDVNSTQLLVERWSSVLAQGLRAVLPIPKMTPKFGDSLGELTELITAVVYSSERIQSTISKGTRLMEIIHLYPLPQPHGSESCSLGNPTEPWTGERRKSLPLKLSLLERCSLRPEKMQGLLSQEGRAWEKRASLTKDCMAVEVGASGCDSDKKDLPSPETGHPQEWSSVEEDDESEDSQGFVEWSKAPQQMTIVLVVCVLYLFLVLTGMPMMFHI; encoded by the exons ATGGAGCCCCAAAGAGATGTCAACAGCACCCAACTTCTGGTAGAACGGTGGTCATCTGTGCTGGCCCAAGGTTTGAGAGCTGTGTTGCCAATCCCCAAGATGACCCCCAAGTTTGGTGATTCGCTAGGAGAACTCACTGAACTCATCACGGCTGTGGTTTATTCCAGTGAAAGGATACAAAGCACAATCAGCAAAGGGACAAGGCTCATGGAAATAATACATctttaccctttaccacagcctcACG GTTCTGAGTCCTGTTCCCTGGGAAACCCAACAGAACCCTGGactggagagaggagaaaaagccTGCCTTTAAAGTTGAGCCTCCTGGAGAGATGCAGTCTCAGGCCTGAGAAGATGCAGGGGCTGCTGTCtcaggagggcagggcctgggagaaGCGTGCTTCCCTCACCAAGGACTGCATGGCTGTGGAGGTTGGGGCCTCTGGCTGTGACAGTGACAAGAAAG ACCTACCTTCTCCCGAGACTGGGCATCCCCAGGAGTGGAGCTCGGTGGAGGAAGACGATGAGTCAGAGGACTCCCAG ggcTTTGTGGAGTGGTCAAAAGCTCCGCAACAAATGACCATAGTCTTGGTAGTGTGTGTGCTttatttgttcctggttttaaCAGGGATGCCTATGATGTTTCACATTTAA